A stretch of Imperialibacter roseus DNA encodes these proteins:
- a CDS encoding SulP family inorganic anion transporter, whose amino-acid sequence MSDKNSLNSSPNIFGHFKYDGPAGLVVFLVALPLCLGIALASGAPLFSGVIAGIVGGLVVASFSGSQLAVSGPAAGLTIIVLNAIDDLGSFESFLLAVVIAGAIQLLLGFLKAGVIGNFFPSSVIKGMLAAIGLILILKQIPHAFGYDSDPEGDIEFFQPDGQNTFSEIFAALENLSMGAIAICLISLAVILLWDRPGIKKKAFFSIVPAPLVVVLLGIGVNQLFIKFLPDMALGQSHLVSLPIIGNLSEFANELTFPDFSQFGNPEIYVVAITLAIIASLETLLSLEATDKLDPYKRVSPQNRELKAQGIGNMVSGLIGGLPLTAVIVRSSANIDSGAHTKMSAIIHGALLLLSVVVIPHILNLIPLAALAAILIMIGFKLAKPSLFRSMFQKGMGQFLPFVITIAAILLSDLLIGISIGMAVGLFFVIKSNFNEAILVTQDEENYLVKLNKDVTFLNKSALRTTFQKIPKGAFVIIDGTKSIFIDNDISEVIEDFVETSENRKITVELKKSSSSYNHLFKK is encoded by the coding sequence ATGTCCGATAAGAATTCTTTAAACTCCAGCCCTAATATCTTCGGCCACTTCAAATACGATGGCCCCGCCGGCCTGGTAGTTTTTCTTGTTGCTCTGCCGCTGTGTTTGGGTATAGCGCTGGCATCTGGAGCACCACTTTTTTCGGGCGTTATTGCTGGAATTGTTGGAGGCTTGGTGGTAGCCTCTTTCAGTGGCTCTCAACTCGCCGTTAGTGGCCCGGCTGCCGGCCTGACAATCATCGTTCTCAACGCTATAGACGATTTAGGTTCTTTCGAGTCCTTTCTGCTTGCAGTCGTCATTGCAGGCGCTATCCAGCTCTTGCTGGGCTTTCTGAAAGCCGGTGTTATTGGTAATTTCTTCCCCTCTTCAGTAATCAAAGGAATGCTTGCTGCCATCGGGCTTATATTGATACTGAAACAAATACCTCATGCTTTCGGCTACGATTCAGATCCGGAGGGTGATATAGAATTTTTCCAGCCCGACGGACAAAACACCTTTTCAGAGATTTTCGCTGCTCTCGAAAATTTGAGTATGGGAGCGATTGCCATCTGCCTCATTTCGTTGGCTGTCATTCTTCTCTGGGATAGGCCTGGTATCAAGAAAAAGGCATTCTTTTCTATCGTTCCGGCACCGTTGGTGGTGGTACTACTGGGAATAGGTGTTAATCAGCTCTTCATTAAATTCCTCCCTGACATGGCTCTCGGGCAGAGCCATCTCGTTTCGTTGCCTATTATTGGCAATCTGAGTGAGTTTGCCAACGAACTTACTTTCCCGGACTTTAGCCAGTTTGGCAACCCCGAAATCTATGTAGTGGCCATTACCCTTGCCATTATCGCAAGTTTGGAGACTTTATTGAGTCTGGAAGCCACTGACAAGCTGGATCCTTACAAAAGAGTTTCCCCTCAAAACAGAGAGTTGAAAGCACAGGGCATTGGTAATATGGTCTCAGGACTTATTGGAGGCTTGCCGCTAACAGCTGTTATTGTGAGAAGCTCCGCCAACATAGATTCTGGGGCACACACAAAAATGTCAGCAATTATCCATGGTGCTTTGCTGCTTCTCAGTGTCGTTGTTATTCCACATATCCTTAACCTGATACCGCTGGCTGCCCTTGCAGCAATACTGATAATGATTGGCTTCAAACTTGCCAAACCATCGCTGTTCAGGTCGATGTTTCAAAAGGGAATGGGGCAGTTCCTGCCATTTGTGATTACAATCGCAGCGATTCTGTTGTCAGATTTACTAATCGGTATCTCTATCGGCATGGCTGTTGGTCTGTTCTTTGTAATAAAGAGCAATTTCAACGAGGCTATTTTGGTTACACAGGATGAGGAGAACTATCTTGTGAAATTGAACAAGGACGTAACTTTTCTCAATAAATCCGCCCTAAGAACTACATTTCAAAAGATTCCAAAAGGTGCCTTCGTTATCATTGATGGAACTAAATCAATATTCATTGACAACGACATATCAGAAGTTATCGAAGATTTCGTTGAAACATCAGAGAACCGAAAAATAACGGTTGAACTAAAAAAATCATCCTCCAGCTACAATCACTTATTTAAGAAATAG
- the ggt gene encoding gamma-glutamyltransferase — protein MKRLTNLILIAILLYGCSPKANEPQRVIDRGLTAKNGMVVSAHPLASQVGADILKKGGNAVDAAIAVQFALAVVYPGAGNIGGGGFMVIRQNDGSVDGLDYREEAPAAASRNMYLDENGEVIENLSWLGHLASGVPGSVDGMVKAHEKYGSLGWEELVQPSIDLAANGFALTEKEAAGLNRGKDNFIKYNTVSPGFILKDNEWVAGDTIFLKDLAKTLSLIRDKKEAGFYEGETADLIVAEMQRGKGIITLEDLKNYEAVWRTPVVGSYKGHKIISMAPPSSGGIALLQLLQSVEPYPINEWGWNTAKTVHLITEAERRVYADRAKYLGDPDYFDVPMAGLIDPAYNKKRMSSFNPEKASLSSEVTEGNPVALLESDQTTHFSVVDSKGNAVSVTTTLNGGFGSKVFVAGAGFLLNNEMDDFSVKPGYANAYGLVGGEANAIEPGKRMLSSMTPSIVEKDGKLIMVVGTPGGSTIITSVFQTILNVVDHGMGMQEAVTARRFHHQWLPDLILTETDALKPEVTSELDSMGHHFREAGNIGRIDAILVLPDGMLEGGADPRGDDTAVGY, from the coding sequence ATGAAAAGACTTACCAACCTGATCCTTATTGCTATTCTATTGTATGGCTGCTCTCCAAAAGCCAATGAGCCTCAGCGGGTCATTGACCGTGGCTTGACAGCAAAAAATGGGATGGTCGTTTCAGCACACCCATTGGCATCACAAGTGGGGGCTGACATACTCAAAAAAGGTGGCAATGCTGTGGATGCTGCCATTGCAGTACAGTTTGCGCTGGCTGTTGTTTATCCGGGAGCGGGGAATATTGGAGGCGGCGGTTTTATGGTGATCCGCCAAAACGACGGTTCGGTTGATGGCTTGGACTACAGAGAAGAAGCTCCTGCGGCTGCATCCAGAAATATGTACCTTGATGAGAATGGCGAAGTTATCGAAAACCTGAGTTGGCTGGGACATTTGGCATCTGGAGTGCCCGGTTCGGTGGATGGAATGGTGAAGGCACACGAAAAATATGGCAGCCTTGGCTGGGAAGAGTTGGTACAGCCTTCTATTGATCTGGCTGCCAATGGCTTTGCACTTACCGAAAAAGAAGCAGCGGGGCTGAATCGGGGAAAAGACAATTTCATCAAGTACAATACCGTTAGTCCCGGCTTTATTTTAAAGGACAATGAGTGGGTGGCAGGCGACACCATATTTTTGAAGGATCTTGCCAAAACACTTTCTCTTATTCGTGACAAAAAAGAGGCAGGCTTCTACGAGGGCGAAACCGCCGATCTCATCGTGGCCGAAATGCAACGGGGAAAGGGTATCATTACCCTCGAAGACCTGAAAAATTATGAAGCTGTATGGAGAACACCGGTTGTGGGATCTTACAAAGGCCATAAGATTATCTCGATGGCGCCTCCTTCCAGCGGAGGCATCGCCTTGCTGCAGCTGCTACAATCTGTAGAGCCCTACCCGATCAATGAATGGGGCTGGAACACGGCAAAAACTGTCCATTTGATCACTGAGGCAGAGAGGCGTGTGTACGCTGACCGTGCTAAATACCTGGGAGATCCCGACTATTTCGATGTGCCTATGGCCGGACTGATAGATCCTGCATACAACAAAAAAAGAATGTCTTCCTTCAATCCTGAAAAGGCTTCTCTGTCATCCGAGGTGACCGAGGGAAACCCTGTGGCGCTGCTTGAATCGGATCAAACAACTCACTTTTCAGTAGTTGACTCCAAAGGCAATGCTGTGTCGGTTACCACCACGCTCAATGGGGGCTTTGGAAGCAAAGTGTTTGTAGCAGGCGCTGGCTTTTTGCTCAATAATGAAATGGACGACTTCAGTGTGAAGCCTGGCTATGCCAATGCCTATGGTTTGGTGGGTGGTGAGGCTAATGCCATCGAGCCCGGTAAAAGAATGTTGAGTTCAATGACTCCTTCCATTGTTGAGAAAGATGGTAAACTGATAATGGTTGTTGGCACGCCGGGAGGCTCAACTATCATCACGTCGGTGTTTCAAACAATCCTCAATGTGGTTGACCACGGCATGGGCATGCAAGAAGCTGTAACGGCCCGAAGGTTTCACCACCAGTGGCTACCCGACTTGATACTGACCGAAACTGACGCCCTCAAACCTGAGGTTACTTCTGAATTAGATAGCATGGGCCATCACTTCAGAGAGGCTGGAAATATTGGTCGGATTGACGCTATCCTCGTGCTGCCTGACGGCATGCTGGAGGGCGGTGCGGATCCAAGAGGTGACGACACTGCTGTTGGCTATTAA
- the can gene encoding carbonate dehydratase, with product MSPYEKLLLENKAWARERVQADPDYFNHLSEIQNPAFLWIGCADSRVPANEITNTEPGEMFVHRNIANMVVHTDLNMLSVLQYAVEHLKVDHIIVTGHYGCGGVKAAMTNKSLGLINKWLRNIKEVYRIHKQEIDRLPNEEAKADRLVELNVIEQVNNLAKTSIVQHAWKKEQRPMLHGWVYGLKDGILNEVFKMDPNTQLDPIYMFDFDDVK from the coding sequence ATGAGTCCCTACGAAAAATTGTTACTGGAAAATAAAGCTTGGGCACGTGAACGTGTCCAAGCCGACCCCGACTATTTTAATCACCTTTCTGAAATACAAAATCCGGCATTTTTATGGATTGGCTGCGCCGACTCAAGGGTACCTGCCAATGAGATCACAAATACAGAGCCGGGTGAGATGTTTGTACACAGAAACATCGCTAACATGGTGGTGCATACGGATCTTAACATGCTGAGCGTTTTACAATATGCAGTGGAGCACCTCAAAGTCGACCACATTATTGTAACTGGCCACTATGGTTGCGGTGGCGTAAAGGCGGCGATGACCAACAAAAGTCTTGGCCTTATCAATAAATGGTTGAGAAATATCAAGGAAGTGTATAGAATTCACAAGCAGGAAATAGATCGTCTTCCCAACGAAGAGGCCAAAGCAGATCGATTGGTGGAGCTCAATGTAATAGAGCAGGTAAACAACTTAGCAAAAACATCGATTGTGCAGCATGCCTGGAAAAAAGAGCAACGCCCTATGCTACATGGTTGGGTATATGGGTTGAAGGATGGTATTTTGAACGAAGTATTTAAGATGGATCCAAATACTCAACTTGATCCCATCTATATGTTTGACTTTGATGACGTAAAGTAG